A region from the Takifugu rubripes chromosome 22, fTakRub1.2, whole genome shotgun sequence genome encodes:
- the LOC101075769 gene encoding receptor-type tyrosine-protein phosphatase S-like isoform X9, whose amino-acid sequence MSPLGAAGTPIQPGRPVLRPCLSPSPLWMLLSFIFFITSHFSCICGAPAPPKFTKIPTDQIGVSGGVASFVCQASGSPKPVVYWNKKGKKVNSQRIETIEFDEGAGAVLRIQPLRAPRDENTYECVARNSEGEVSVTAKLAIIREDLLPFGFPSIDMGPQLKVVERSRTATMLCAASGIPDPEISWFKDFLPVEPGASQGRIKQLRSGALQIENSEETDQGKYECVATNSQGVRYSSPANLYVRELREVRRVSPRFSILPSNHEIMPGGSVNITCVAVGSPMPYVKWMLGPEDLTPEDEMPIGRNVLELNGVRESANYTCVAMSSLGVIEAVAQVLVKTLPKPPGTPIVTETTATSVTITWDSGNPDPVSYYIIQYRAKGPDSKYETVDSITTTRYSIGGLYPNTEYEIRVSAFNSIGQGPPSARVEARTGEQAPASPPRNVQAHIISQNTVMVRWEEPEEPNGQVKGYRVYYTMDPSRPMNEWQIHNVQDSVITTIQNLVTSETYTIQVLAFTSVGDGPFSDPVHVKVMPGVPGQPGKFKVGRVTDTSIELTWEPAYTKEGIVNYELLYKPVRFGGLEKLTFGPRNSYTVEGLKPNTEYSFSLAAISNKGIGAFTNELVQSTSQANVPRNFSVNLATKTSVLLTWEFPEGSNPYRFSVEYNHQNIEVDARTKKAVIQNLQPDTSYDFKITATEGNMGGLRHRISAKTSPSITIRRPEIDHTRDTETTVTIILPSLETRTPIKNVYVVVVPLRRARGVLRHEKSPDEMDLEELLKDISQKQRDSRQQKQVDLRRAYITARFTPATLPAFFTLGDQLDYGGFENRALDPGQEYMFFILAELNSTTGKMYVASPYTDPVIAPDSDPQPLDAGDGLIWVVGPVLAVVFIICIVIAILLYKNKPDSKRKDSEPGTKSLLSNAEMMAHHPTDPVEMRRINFQTPGMMSHPPIPINELAEHIELLKANDNLRLSQEYESIDPSQQFTWEHSNLEVNKPKNRYANVIAYDHTRVILAPIDGILGNDYINANYIDGYRKQNAYIATQGPLAETFGDFWRMVWEQRTASVVMMTRLEEKSRIKCDQYWPNRGTETYGMVQVTLLDTMELATFCVRTFSLHKSGSSERREVRQFQFTAWPDHGVPEYPTPFLNFLRRVKACNPPDAGPISVHCSAGVGRTGCFIVIDAMLERIRHERTVDIYGHVTLMRSQRNYMVQTEDQYSFIHEALLEAVACGNTEVPARSLYSYMQKLSKVESGEHVTGMELEFKRLANTKAHTSRFVTANLPCNKFKNRLVNIMPYETTRVCLQPIRGLEGSDYINASYIDGYRQQRGYIATQGPLAETTEDFWRMLWEHNSTIVVMLTKLREMGREKCHQYWPAERSARYQYFVVDPMAEYNMPQYILREFKVTDARDGQSRTVRQFQFTDWPEQGVPKSGEGFIDFIGQVHKTKEQFGQDGPIAVHCSAGVGRTGVFITLSIVLERMRYEGAVDIFQTVKMLRTQRPAMVQTEDEYQFCYQAALEYLGSFDHYAT is encoded by the exons TCCCACCGACCAGATCGGAGTGTCGGGGGGCGTGGCGTCGTTTGTCTGTCAGGCCTCTGGGAGTCCCAAGCCCGTCGTCTACTGGAACAAGAAGGGCAAGAAGGTCAACTCCCAGCGTATCGAG ACAATCGAGTTTGACGAGGGTGCCGGCGCCGTGCTGAGGATCCAGCCGCTCAGAGCACCGCGGGATGAAAACACCTACGAGTGCGTGGCACGCAACAGCGAGGGAGAGGTGTCTGTCACCGCGAAGCTGGCCATCATCAGAG AGGACCTGCTGCCCTTCGGCTTCCCCAGCATCGACATGGGCCCCCAGCTGAAGGTGGTGGAGCGCTCCAGAACGGCCACCATGCTCTGCGCCGCCAGCGGCATCCCCGACCCCGAGATCTCCTGGTTCAAAGACTTCCTGCCCGTGGAGCCCGGCGCCAGCCAGGGCCGCATCAAGCAGCTCCGCTCGG GAGCGCTGCAGATCGAGAACAGCGAGGAGACCGACCAGGGAAAGTACGAGTGCGTGGCCACCAACTCTCAAGGCGTGCGCTACTCCTCCCCCGCCAACCTCTACGTGCGAG AGCTTCGAGAAG TGCGCCGCGTGTCCCCGCGTTTTTCCATCCTCCCCTCCAACCACGAGATCATGCCGGGCGGGAGCGTCAACATCACCTGCGTGGCGGTGGGCTCGCCCATGCCCTACGTCAAGTGGATGCTGGGGCCCGAGGACCTCACCCCCGAGGACGAAATGCCGATCGGGCGCAACGTGCTGGAGCTCAACGGCGTGCGGGAGTCCGCCAACTACACCTGCGTGGCCATGAGCAGCCTGGGGGTCATCGAGGCCGTGGCGCAGGTCCTAGTGAAAA CCCTGCCGAAGCCCCCGGGAACACCCATCGTCACGGAGACCACCGCCACCAGCGTGACCATCACCTGGGACTCCGGTAATCCCGACCCGGTGTCGTATTACATCATCCAGTACCGGGCCAAAGGGCCGGACAGCAAATACGAGACGGTGGACAGCATCACCACCACCCGCTACAGCATCGGCGGCCTGTATCCCAACACCGAGTACGAGATCAGGGTGTCGGCCTTCAACAGCATCGGCCAGGGGCCCCCGTCGGCACGCGTGGAGGCCCGCACGGGAGAGCAGGCCCCGGCCAGCCCGCCCAGAAACGTGCAGGCCCACATCATCTCCCAGAACACGGTGATGGTccggtgggaggagccagaagagCCAAACGGACAG GTGAAAGGTTACCGCGTGTACTACACCATGGACCCCTCCCGGCCCATGAACGAGTGGCAGATCCACAACGTCCAGGACAGCGTCATCACCACCATTCAGAACCTGGTGACCTCAGAAACCTACACCATCCAGGTCCTGGCCTTCACCTCCGTGGGGGACGGACCCTTCTCGGACCCCGTCCACGTTAAGGTCATGCCCGGAG TCCCGGGTCAACCTGGCAAATTTAAAGTTGGCAGGGTGACAGATACGAGCATAGAGCTGACCTGGGAGCCCGCTTACACCAAAGAAGGCATCGTCAACTATGAACTCCTCTACAAACCTGTCAGGTTTGGCGGTCTG GAGAAACTGACCTTCGGACCCAGGAATTCTTACACAGTGGAGGGTCTGAAACCAAACACGGAGTACTCCTTCTCCCTGGCCGCCATCTCCAACAAAGGCATCGGAGCGTTCACCAACGAGCTGGTGCAGAGCACGTCACAAGCCA ATGTTCCGAGGAATTTTTCCGTCAATCTGGCGACTAAGACGAGTGTTCTTCTCACCTGGGAGTTTCCAGAGGGCAGCAACCCCTACCGCTTCTCT GTGGAGTATAACCACCAGAACATAGAGGTGGACGCTCGGACGAAGAAGGCCGTCATTCAGAACCTTCAACCCGATACCAGCTACGACTTTAAGATCACCGCCACGGAGGGCAACATGGGAGGCCTGCGCCACCGCATCTCCGCCAAGACCTCCCCGTCCATCACCATCCGCCGCCCCGAGATCGACCACACCCGCGACACGGAGACCACGGTCACCATCATCCTGCCCTCCCTGGAGACTCGTACTCCCATCAA GAATGTTTATGTCGTCGTGGTTCCGCTGAGAAGAGCCCGCGGGGTCCTCAGACACGAAAAGAGCCCAGATGAGAtggacctggaggag CTGTTGAAAGACATCAGTCAGAAGCAGAGAGACTCTCGCCAGCAGAAGCAGGTGGACCTGCGTCGGGCGTACATCACCGCCCGCTTCACACCTGCCACCCTGCCAGCGTTCTTCACCCTGGGGGACCAGCTGGACTACGGAGGCTTCGAGAACCGAGCTTTGGACCCGGGGCAGGAGTACATGTTCTTCATCCTGGCGGAGCTCAACTCCACCACCGGG AAAATGTACGTGGCCAGCCCCTACACGGACCCGGTGATCgcccctgactctgaccctcaGCCCCTGGACGCCGGGGACGGTCTGATCTGGGTGGTAGGGCCGGTCCTGGCCGTGGTCTTCATCATCTGCATCGTCATCGCCATCCTCCTTTACAAAAA CAAGCCTGACAG CAAGCGGAAGGATTCCGAACCCGGGACCAAGAGCCTTTTGAGCAACGCCGAAATGATGGCACATCACCCGACGGACCCGGTGGAGATGCGTCGCATCAACTTCCAGACTCCCG GAATGATGAGCCATCCTCCCATCCCCATCAACGAACTGGCCGAGCACATCGAGCTGCTGAAAGCTAATGACAACCTGCGGCTCTCCCAGGAATATGAG TCCATTGACCCCAGTCAGCAGTTCACCTGGGAGCATTCAAACCTGGAAGTCAACAAGCCAAAAAACCGCTACGCTAACGTCATAGCGTACGACCACACCAGGGTCATTCTTGCCCCGATAGAcg GCATCCTGGGGAACGACTACATCAACGCCAACTACATCGACGGCTACAGGAAGCAGAACGCGTACATCGCCACCCAGGGACCCCTGGCAGAGACCTTTGGGGACTTCTGGAGGATGGTGTGGGAGCAGCGGACGGCGTCCGTCGTCATGATGACGCGGCTGGAAGAGAAGTCCCGG ATAAAATGTGACCAGTACTGGCCGAATCGTGGCACGGAGACTTACGGAATGGTCCAGGTGACCCTGCTGGACACAATGGAGCTGGCCACCTTCTGTGTGCGCACCTTCTCCCTGCACAAA AGCGGCAGCAGCGAGCGGAGAGAGGTGCGCCAGTTCCAGTTTACAGCCTGGCCGGACCACGGCGTGCCAGAGTATCCCACCCCTTTCCTCAACTTCCTCCGCAGGGTCAAAGCCTGCAACCCCCCGGATGCTGGACCCATCTCCGTTCACTGCAG TGCTGGTGTCGGTCGCACCGGCTGCTTTATCGTCATCGACGCCATGCTGGAGCGCATTCGACACGAGCGCACCGTGGACATCTACGGTCACGTCACCCTGATGCGCTCGCAGAGGAACTACATGGTGCAGACGGAGGACCAGTACAGCTTCATCCACGAGGCGCTGCTGGAGGCTGTGGCGTGCGGGAACACCGAGGTGCCCGCCCGGAGTCTGTACTCGTACATGCAGAAGCTGTCCAAGGTGGAGAGCGGGGAGCACGTCACCGGCATGGAGTTGGAGTTCAAG CGGCTGGCGAACACCAAAGCCCACACGTCCCGCTTCGTGACGGCCAACCTGCCCTGCAACAAGTTCAAGAACCGACTGGTCAACATAATGCCCTACGAAACCACCCGCGTCTgcctccagccaatcagaggcctgGAGGGCTCCGACTACATCAACGCCAGCTACATCGACGGCTACAG GCAGCAGAGGGGTTACATCGCCACCCAGGGCCCGCTGGCGGAGACTACAGAGGACTTCTGGAGGATGCTGTGGGAGCACAACTCCACCATCGTGGTCATGCTGACTAAGCTGAGAGAGATGGGACGG GAGAAGTGCCACCAGTACTGGCCCGCGGAACGTTCTGCCAGGTATCAGTACTTTGTGGTGGACCCCATGGCGGAGTACAACATGCCTCAGTACATCCTGAGGGAGTTTAAAGTTACCGATGCCAGG GATGGGCAGTCGCGAACGGTGCGGCAGTTCCAGTTCACCGACTGGCCGGAGCAGGGCGTGCCCAAATCTGGGGAGGGCTTCATCGATTTCATCGGACAAGTACACAAAACCAAGGAGCAGTTTGGCCAGGACGGGCCGATCGCCGTTCACTGCAG CGCCGGCGTGGGGCGGACAGGTGTCTTCATCACCCTGAGTATCGTCCTGGAGAGGATGCGCTACGAAGGAGCGGTGGACATCTTCCAGACTGTCAAAATGCTGCGCACGCAGAGACCGGCCATGGTGCAGACTGAG GACGAGTACCAGTTCTGCTACCAGGCCGCTCTGGAATACCTGGGTAGCTTCGACCACTATGCAACGTAA
- the LOC101075769 gene encoding receptor-type tyrosine-protein phosphatase S-like isoform X8 has product MSPLGAAGTPIQPGRPVLRPCLSPSPLWMLLSFIFFITSHFSCICGAPAPPKFTKIPTDQIGVSGGVASFVCQASGSPKPVVYWNKKGKKVNSQRIEVTIEFDEGAGAVLRIQPLRAPRDENTYECVARNSEGEVSVTAKLAIIREDLLPFGFPSIDMGPQLKVVERSRTATMLCAASGIPDPEISWFKDFLPVEPGASQGRIKQLRSGALQIENSEETDQGKYECVATNSQGVRYSSPANLYVRELREVRRVSPRFSILPSNHEIMPGGSVNITCVAVGSPMPYVKWMLGPEDLTPEDEMPIGRNVLELNGVRESANYTCVAMSSLGVIEAVAQVLVKTLPKPPGTPIVTETTATSVTITWDSGNPDPVSYYIIQYRAKGPDSKYETVDSITTTRYSIGGLYPNTEYEIRVSAFNSIGQGPPSARVEARTGEQAPASPPRNVQAHIISQNTVMVRWEEPEEPNGQVKGYRVYYTMDPSRPMNEWQIHNVQDSVITTIQNLVTSETYTIQVLAFTSVGDGPFSDPVHVKVMPGVPGQPGKFKVGRVTDTSIELTWEPAYTKEGIVNYELLYKPVRFGGLEKLTFGPRNSYTVEGLKPNTEYSFSLAAISNKGIGAFTNELVQSTSQANVPRNFSVNLATKTSVLLTWEFPEGSNPYRFSVEYNHQNIEVDARTKKAVIQNLQPDTSYDFKITATEGNMGGLRHRISAKTSPSITIRRPEIDHTRDTETTVTIILPSLETRTPIKNVYVVVVPLRRARGVLRHEKSPDEMDLEELLKDISQKQRDSRQQKQVDLRRAYITARFTPATLPAFFTLGDQLDYGGFENRALDPGQEYMFFILAELNSTTGKMYVASPYTDPVIAPDSDPQPLDAGDGLIWVVGPVLAVVFIICIVIAILLYKNKPDSKRKDSEPGTKSLLSNAEMMAHHPTDPVEMRRINFQTPGMMSHPPIPINELAEHIELLKANDNLRLSQEYESIDPSQQFTWEHSNLEVNKPKNRYANVIAYDHTRVILAPIDGILGNDYINANYIDGYRKQNAYIATQGPLAETFGDFWRMVWEQRTASVVMMTRLEEKSRIKCDQYWPNRGTETYGMVQVTLLDTMELATFCVRTFSLHKSGSSERREVRQFQFTAWPDHGVPEYPTPFLNFLRRVKACNPPDAGPISVHCSAGVGRTGCFIVIDAMLERIRHERTVDIYGHVTLMRSQRNYMVQTEDQYSFIHEALLEAVACGNTEVPARSLYSYMQKLSKVESGEHVTGMELEFKRLANTKAHTSRFVTANLPCNKFKNRLVNIMPYETTRVCLQPIRGLEGSDYINASYIDGYRQQRGYIATQGPLAETTEDFWRMLWEHNSTIVVMLTKLREMGREKCHQYWPAERSARYQYFVVDPMAEYNMPQYILREFKVTDARDGQSRTVRQFQFTDWPEQGVPKSGEGFIDFIGQVHKTKEQFGQDGPIAVHCSAGVGRTGVFITLSIVLERMRYEGAVDIFQTVKMLRTQRPAMVQTEDEYQFCYQAALEYLGSFDHYAT; this is encoded by the exons TCCCACCGACCAGATCGGAGTGTCGGGGGGCGTGGCGTCGTTTGTCTGTCAGGCCTCTGGGAGTCCCAAGCCCGTCGTCTACTGGAACAAGAAGGGCAAGAAGGTCAACTCCCAGCGTATCGAGGTG ACAATCGAGTTTGACGAGGGTGCCGGCGCCGTGCTGAGGATCCAGCCGCTCAGAGCACCGCGGGATGAAAACACCTACGAGTGCGTGGCACGCAACAGCGAGGGAGAGGTGTCTGTCACCGCGAAGCTGGCCATCATCAGAG AGGACCTGCTGCCCTTCGGCTTCCCCAGCATCGACATGGGCCCCCAGCTGAAGGTGGTGGAGCGCTCCAGAACGGCCACCATGCTCTGCGCCGCCAGCGGCATCCCCGACCCCGAGATCTCCTGGTTCAAAGACTTCCTGCCCGTGGAGCCCGGCGCCAGCCAGGGCCGCATCAAGCAGCTCCGCTCGG GAGCGCTGCAGATCGAGAACAGCGAGGAGACCGACCAGGGAAAGTACGAGTGCGTGGCCACCAACTCTCAAGGCGTGCGCTACTCCTCCCCCGCCAACCTCTACGTGCGAG AGCTTCGAGAAG TGCGCCGCGTGTCCCCGCGTTTTTCCATCCTCCCCTCCAACCACGAGATCATGCCGGGCGGGAGCGTCAACATCACCTGCGTGGCGGTGGGCTCGCCCATGCCCTACGTCAAGTGGATGCTGGGGCCCGAGGACCTCACCCCCGAGGACGAAATGCCGATCGGGCGCAACGTGCTGGAGCTCAACGGCGTGCGGGAGTCCGCCAACTACACCTGCGTGGCCATGAGCAGCCTGGGGGTCATCGAGGCCGTGGCGCAGGTCCTAGTGAAAA CCCTGCCGAAGCCCCCGGGAACACCCATCGTCACGGAGACCACCGCCACCAGCGTGACCATCACCTGGGACTCCGGTAATCCCGACCCGGTGTCGTATTACATCATCCAGTACCGGGCCAAAGGGCCGGACAGCAAATACGAGACGGTGGACAGCATCACCACCACCCGCTACAGCATCGGCGGCCTGTATCCCAACACCGAGTACGAGATCAGGGTGTCGGCCTTCAACAGCATCGGCCAGGGGCCCCCGTCGGCACGCGTGGAGGCCCGCACGGGAGAGCAGGCCCCGGCCAGCCCGCCCAGAAACGTGCAGGCCCACATCATCTCCCAGAACACGGTGATGGTccggtgggaggagccagaagagCCAAACGGACAG GTGAAAGGTTACCGCGTGTACTACACCATGGACCCCTCCCGGCCCATGAACGAGTGGCAGATCCACAACGTCCAGGACAGCGTCATCACCACCATTCAGAACCTGGTGACCTCAGAAACCTACACCATCCAGGTCCTGGCCTTCACCTCCGTGGGGGACGGACCCTTCTCGGACCCCGTCCACGTTAAGGTCATGCCCGGAG TCCCGGGTCAACCTGGCAAATTTAAAGTTGGCAGGGTGACAGATACGAGCATAGAGCTGACCTGGGAGCCCGCTTACACCAAAGAAGGCATCGTCAACTATGAACTCCTCTACAAACCTGTCAGGTTTGGCGGTCTG GAGAAACTGACCTTCGGACCCAGGAATTCTTACACAGTGGAGGGTCTGAAACCAAACACGGAGTACTCCTTCTCCCTGGCCGCCATCTCCAACAAAGGCATCGGAGCGTTCACCAACGAGCTGGTGCAGAGCACGTCACAAGCCA ATGTTCCGAGGAATTTTTCCGTCAATCTGGCGACTAAGACGAGTGTTCTTCTCACCTGGGAGTTTCCAGAGGGCAGCAACCCCTACCGCTTCTCT GTGGAGTATAACCACCAGAACATAGAGGTGGACGCTCGGACGAAGAAGGCCGTCATTCAGAACCTTCAACCCGATACCAGCTACGACTTTAAGATCACCGCCACGGAGGGCAACATGGGAGGCCTGCGCCACCGCATCTCCGCCAAGACCTCCCCGTCCATCACCATCCGCCGCCCCGAGATCGACCACACCCGCGACACGGAGACCACGGTCACCATCATCCTGCCCTCCCTGGAGACTCGTACTCCCATCAA GAATGTTTATGTCGTCGTGGTTCCGCTGAGAAGAGCCCGCGGGGTCCTCAGACACGAAAAGAGCCCAGATGAGAtggacctggaggag CTGTTGAAAGACATCAGTCAGAAGCAGAGAGACTCTCGCCAGCAGAAGCAGGTGGACCTGCGTCGGGCGTACATCACCGCCCGCTTCACACCTGCCACCCTGCCAGCGTTCTTCACCCTGGGGGACCAGCTGGACTACGGAGGCTTCGAGAACCGAGCTTTGGACCCGGGGCAGGAGTACATGTTCTTCATCCTGGCGGAGCTCAACTCCACCACCGGG AAAATGTACGTGGCCAGCCCCTACACGGACCCGGTGATCgcccctgactctgaccctcaGCCCCTGGACGCCGGGGACGGTCTGATCTGGGTGGTAGGGCCGGTCCTGGCCGTGGTCTTCATCATCTGCATCGTCATCGCCATCCTCCTTTACAAAAA CAAGCCTGACAG CAAGCGGAAGGATTCCGAACCCGGGACCAAGAGCCTTTTGAGCAACGCCGAAATGATGGCACATCACCCGACGGACCCGGTGGAGATGCGTCGCATCAACTTCCAGACTCCCG GAATGATGAGCCATCCTCCCATCCCCATCAACGAACTGGCCGAGCACATCGAGCTGCTGAAAGCTAATGACAACCTGCGGCTCTCCCAGGAATATGAG TCCATTGACCCCAGTCAGCAGTTCACCTGGGAGCATTCAAACCTGGAAGTCAACAAGCCAAAAAACCGCTACGCTAACGTCATAGCGTACGACCACACCAGGGTCATTCTTGCCCCGATAGAcg GCATCCTGGGGAACGACTACATCAACGCCAACTACATCGACGGCTACAGGAAGCAGAACGCGTACATCGCCACCCAGGGACCCCTGGCAGAGACCTTTGGGGACTTCTGGAGGATGGTGTGGGAGCAGCGGACGGCGTCCGTCGTCATGATGACGCGGCTGGAAGAGAAGTCCCGG ATAAAATGTGACCAGTACTGGCCGAATCGTGGCACGGAGACTTACGGAATGGTCCAGGTGACCCTGCTGGACACAATGGAGCTGGCCACCTTCTGTGTGCGCACCTTCTCCCTGCACAAA AGCGGCAGCAGCGAGCGGAGAGAGGTGCGCCAGTTCCAGTTTACAGCCTGGCCGGACCACGGCGTGCCAGAGTATCCCACCCCTTTCCTCAACTTCCTCCGCAGGGTCAAAGCCTGCAACCCCCCGGATGCTGGACCCATCTCCGTTCACTGCAG TGCTGGTGTCGGTCGCACCGGCTGCTTTATCGTCATCGACGCCATGCTGGAGCGCATTCGACACGAGCGCACCGTGGACATCTACGGTCACGTCACCCTGATGCGCTCGCAGAGGAACTACATGGTGCAGACGGAGGACCAGTACAGCTTCATCCACGAGGCGCTGCTGGAGGCTGTGGCGTGCGGGAACACCGAGGTGCCCGCCCGGAGTCTGTACTCGTACATGCAGAAGCTGTCCAAGGTGGAGAGCGGGGAGCACGTCACCGGCATGGAGTTGGAGTTCAAG CGGCTGGCGAACACCAAAGCCCACACGTCCCGCTTCGTGACGGCCAACCTGCCCTGCAACAAGTTCAAGAACCGACTGGTCAACATAATGCCCTACGAAACCACCCGCGTCTgcctccagccaatcagaggcctgGAGGGCTCCGACTACATCAACGCCAGCTACATCGACGGCTACAG GCAGCAGAGGGGTTACATCGCCACCCAGGGCCCGCTGGCGGAGACTACAGAGGACTTCTGGAGGATGCTGTGGGAGCACAACTCCACCATCGTGGTCATGCTGACTAAGCTGAGAGAGATGGGACGG GAGAAGTGCCACCAGTACTGGCCCGCGGAACGTTCTGCCAGGTATCAGTACTTTGTGGTGGACCCCATGGCGGAGTACAACATGCCTCAGTACATCCTGAGGGAGTTTAAAGTTACCGATGCCAGG GATGGGCAGTCGCGAACGGTGCGGCAGTTCCAGTTCACCGACTGGCCGGAGCAGGGCGTGCCCAAATCTGGGGAGGGCTTCATCGATTTCATCGGACAAGTACACAAAACCAAGGAGCAGTTTGGCCAGGACGGGCCGATCGCCGTTCACTGCAG CGCCGGCGTGGGGCGGACAGGTGTCTTCATCACCCTGAGTATCGTCCTGGAGAGGATGCGCTACGAAGGAGCGGTGGACATCTTCCAGACTGTCAAAATGCTGCGCACGCAGAGACCGGCCATGGTGCAGACTGAG GACGAGTACCAGTTCTGCTACCAGGCCGCTCTGGAATACCTGGGTAGCTTCGACCACTATGCAACGTAA